One window of Myxocyprinus asiaticus isolate MX2 ecotype Aquarium Trade chromosome 6, UBuf_Myxa_2, whole genome shotgun sequence genomic DNA carries:
- the yme1l1b gene encoding ATP-dependent zinc metalloprotease YME1L1b — protein sequence MFSLSTSLQPQVTVQLSHLINALHSLTGSVTSNTSVSHKQKDNTPEQDLNSTEPSWSLRDFGLTDLRAVQLDELVDRLLPCITQQQLLSPSPLKTAPNIWRTSHLSSDSFFHNKHGFSRMGAVTPVFSRQNKSPLQTLCTDLEYLPLSFPKRGFKTLSKTRRLQGSNESSVEPEGFTPSFMKGLLTRDKGQDVETLDKLLKNRNIPDGQHDAFKTGFAEGFLKAQALTQRTQESLRRTRLILLVLLLVGLYGLSKTPFLSVRFRTTSGLDSAMDPVQMKNVTFEHVKGVDEAKNELQEVVEFLRNPQKFTVLGGKLPKGIMLVGPPGTGKTLLARAVAGEADVPFYYASGSEFDEMFVGVGASRIRNLFREAKANAPCVIFIDELDSVGGKRIESPMHPYSRQTINQLLAEMDGFKPNEGVIIIGATNFPEALDNALIRPGRFDMQVTVPRPDVKGRTEIIKWYLKKIKVDSAVQAEVIARGTVGFSGADLENLVNQAALKAAVDGKDMVTMKELEFAKDKILMGPERRSAEIDEKNKEITAYHESGHAIIAYYTKDAMPINKATIMPRGPTLGHVSMLPENDRWNETRAQLLAQMDVSMGGRVAEELIFGIENITTGASSDFDSATKIAKMMVTRFGMSEKLGVMTYADLTKQSPETQAAIEHEVRILLRDSYERAKAILKSRAKEHKILAEALLRYETLDAKDIQLVLEGKTIDSR from the exons ATGTTTTCACTTTCCACCTCCCTACAGCCGCAG GTAACAGTCCAACTGAGTCACCTCATCAATGCCCTGCACTCTCTGACGGGTTCAGTGACCAGCAATACTTCAGTCAGTCACAAGCAAAAAGACAACACACCAGAACAAGATCTGAACAGCACAGAG CCATCATGGAGCCTCAGGGATTTTGGTCTGACAGATCTAAGGGCAGTTCAGTTGGATGAGCTTGTGGACAGACTTCTACCCTGCATTACTCAGCAGCAGCTGCTGTCGCCCTCACCACTGAAGACTGCGCCAAACATCTGGAGGACTTCCCACCTTTCCTCAGATTCATTCTTTCACAATAAACATG GGTTTTCAAGAATGGGTGCTGTTACTCCTGTGTTCTCTAGACAGAACAAATCACCTCTCCAAACACTATGCACAGATCTCGAATATTTGCCAT TGTCGTTCCCAAAGCGAGGCTTTAAAACTCTGTCCAAAACGCGCCGTCTTCAGGGCAGTAATGAAAGTTCAGTGGAGCCTGAGGGATTCACACCATCCTTTATGAAG GGCTTGCTAACACGAGACAAAGGCCAAGATGTTGAAACTTTGGACAAGCTCCTTAAAAATAGAAACATTCCTGACGGTCAACATGATGCTTTTAAGACTGGTTTTGCGGAAGGCTTCCTCAAAGCACAGGCCCTAACACAGAGAACCCAAG AATCGTTAAGGAGGACACGACTGATTTTATTGGTGCTCTTGCTGGTAGGCCTCTATGGTCTCTCAAAAACACCTTTCTTATCAG TGAGATTCCGAACCACATCAGGCCTGGACTCGGCAATGGACCCTGTCCAGATGAAGAACGTCACCTTCGAGCATGTGAAGGGTGTGGATGAGGCCAAGAACGAGTTGCAGGAGGTGGTGGAGTTTCTCCGCAACCCACAGAAGTTCACTGTTTTGGGAGGAAAACTGCCTAAAG GAATCATGCTGGTTGGGCCTCCAGGTACAGGAAAGACACTGTTGGCCCGTGCTGTAGCGGGTGAGGCAGATGTGCCATTTTACTATGCATCCGGCTCTGAGTTTGATGAGATGTTTGTTGGGGTCGGTGCCAGTCGAATAAGAAACCTTTTCA GGGAGGCTAAAGCTAATGCTCCTTGTGTCATCTTCATCGATGAGCTGGACAGTGTGGGAGGAAAGAGGATTGAGTCTCCCATGCACCCCTATTCTAGACAGACTATTAATCAGCTTCTAGCTGAGATGGATGG GTTTAAGCCAAATGAAGGTGTCATAATAATTGGCGCAACAAACTTCCCTGAAGCTTTGGATAA TGCTCTGATCCGGCCAGGCCGTTTTGATATGCAGGTCACCGTCCCCAGGCCAGATGTGAAAGGCCGCACTGAAATCATCAAGTGGTACCTCAAGAAAATAAAAGTAGACTCTG CTGTGCAGGCAGAGGTCATTGCCAGAGGAACAGTTGGGTTCTCTGGTGCTGATCTGGAGAATCTTGTTAACCAGGCTGCACTGAAGGCCGCTGTGGACGGTAAAGACATGGTGACCATGAAGGAGCTTGAGTTTGCTAAGGACAAAATACTGATGG GCCCAGAGCGCAGGAGTGCAGAAATTGATGAAAAGAATAAAGAGATCACAGCATACCATGAATCAGGCCATGCCATTATTGCATACTACACCAAAGACGCCATGCCTATTAATAAAGCCACCATAATGCCGAGAGGCCCTACTTTGGGACAC GTGTCCATGCTTCCAGAAAATGACCGCTGGAATGAAACTCGTGCTCAGCTGTTGGCCCAGATGGATGTCAGTATGGGTGGACGAGTGGCAGAGGAGCTTATCTTTGGCATTGAGAATATCACCACTG gAGCATCAAGTGACTTTGACAGTGCTACAAAAATAGCCAAAATGATGGTGACCAGATTTGGGATGAGTGAAAAG TTGGGTGTCATGACATATGCTGACCTCACCAAACAAAGTCCAGAAACACAGGCAGCCATTGAACATGAAGTCAGGATACTTCTGAGG GATTCCTATGAGCGTGCAAAAGCAATCCTGAAGTCTCGTGCTAAAGAGCACAAAATCCTGGCTGAGGCTTTACTGCGGTATGAGACATTGGACGCCAAAGATATCCAGTTAGTCTTGGAGGGAAAGACAATAGACAGCAGATGA
- the rab18b gene encoding ras-related protein Rab-18-B isoform X1, whose protein sequence is MDDDVLTTLKILIIGESGVGKSSLLLRFTDDTFDPELAATIGVDFKVKTIAIDGNRAKLAIWDTAGQERFRTLTPSYYRGAQGVILVYDVTKRDTFTKLENWLNELETYCTRNDLVKMLVGNKIDKDNREVDRNEGLKFARKHSMLFIEASAKTRDGVQCAFEELVEKILQTPGLWESSIQNHGVQLSDQEQQRQGACGGYCSLV, encoded by the exons ATGGACGACGACGTGCTAACAACGTTAAAGATTTTAATAATCGGAGAGAGTGGTGTCGGTAAATCAAG TTTGCTGCTGCGCTTCACAGATGACACATTTGACCCAGAATTAGCTGCAACTATTG GTGTGGACTTCAAAGTGAAAACTATTGCAATAGATGGTAACAGAGCCAAGCTGGCAATATGG GACACCGCGGGTCAGGAGAGGTTCAGAACTCTAACACCAAGCTACTACAGAGGAGCACAAGGCGTCATATTAg TGTATGATGTGACAAAGCGGGACACGTTCACAAAACTTGAGAACTGGCTCAACGAGCTGGAGACATACTGCACGCGCAACGACCTGGTTAAAATGCTTGTGGGCAACAAAATTGACAAG GATAACCGTGAAGTAGACCGAAATGAAGGTTTGAAGTTTGCACGGAAACACTCTATGCTTTTTATCG AGGCTAGCGCAAAAACACGGGACGGAGTACAGTGTGCCTTTGAAGAACTGGTGGAGAAGATCTTGCAGACGCCGGGGCTCTGGGAAAGCAGCATCCAGAACCACGGAGTCCAGCTGTCCGATCAGGAGCAGCAGCGTCAGGGCGCCTGTGGGGGCTACTGTTCCCTGGTTTAA
- the rab18b gene encoding ras-related protein Rab-18-B isoform X2 yields the protein MDDDVLTTLKILIIGESGVGKSSLLLRFTDDTFDPELAATIGVDFKVKTIAIDGNRAKLAIWDTAGQERFRTLTPSYYRGAQGVILVYDVTKRDTFTKLENWLNELETYCTRNDLVKMLVGNKIDKDNREVDRNEGLKFARKHSMLFIDHFVLPGLYLYFPVQLK from the exons ATGGACGACGACGTGCTAACAACGTTAAAGATTTTAATAATCGGAGAGAGTGGTGTCGGTAAATCAAG TTTGCTGCTGCGCTTCACAGATGACACATTTGACCCAGAATTAGCTGCAACTATTG GTGTGGACTTCAAAGTGAAAACTATTGCAATAGATGGTAACAGAGCCAAGCTGGCAATATGG GACACCGCGGGTCAGGAGAGGTTCAGAACTCTAACACCAAGCTACTACAGAGGAGCACAAGGCGTCATATTAg TGTATGATGTGACAAAGCGGGACACGTTCACAAAACTTGAGAACTGGCTCAACGAGCTGGAGACATACTGCACGCGCAACGACCTGGTTAAAATGCTTGTGGGCAACAAAATTGACAAG GATAACCGTGAAGTAGACCGAAATGAAGGTTTGAAGTTTGCACGGAAACACTCTATGCTTTTTATCG ACCATTTTGTCTTGCCaggattgtatttatattttccagTACAGTTAAAATGA